The Desulfosporosinus acidiphilus SJ4 genome has a window encoding:
- a CDS encoding acetate--CoA ligase family protein — MHYFMEPTGVAIFGASQDFTTINGKILKYLLKHQFGGQIYPINPKYKEIVGLPCYPSIGDITEQVDLALIAVAAARVPGILRDCGGKGVKRAVIFSSGFAEMGQEGKKVQEEILQIAKEYNMRVIGPNCLGILNVSTGLIASFSGSMEVDHIKTGPVALVSQSGAVGFMLFNLLQEAGVGVNYVVTTGNEADVTAGEGLTYVVESPDTKVVLTYLEGLRDGESFRKTAEKAAEAGKPIIALKVGNSASGQKAAATHTAALTGSGGAYKSYFEKMGIIQARDSEDIIDLAQAFLPGKLPHGPRVGIVTMSGGVGILLADRSEEIGLQVPELSASLQKEVQKVIPSFGCAQNPVDVTAQSLNQGEEFKKCLRILLASDELDMLIVAITMATGQIAEKIGRDIAEAALGTDKPLVVSWSVGQVAKPGFEVLKKAGVPLYHSPARAVKAIGALYHYANFQKNWKLPAIDKIDPLRKSQIQTVLRKSSQALSEHATKELLELYGLPVTKEYVAVTAEEAVGIAEKFGYPVVMKIDSPDILHKTEAGGVAVNISSPQEVRAKFQEIIERGKAYNPQAKINGILIQEQVTPGVEVIIGLQRDPVLGTQIMFGLGGIFVEVLKDFILKPVPLSREDAENMLNEIKGAALLNGVRGRGAVDKEALTEILLGVSQLAVEAEDTLLSLDMNPVTVLPKGLGAKVLDGVLISSDSCQTCTN; from the coding sequence ATGCATTATTTCATGGAGCCAACGGGTGTTGCTATTTTTGGGGCCAGCCAGGATTTTACCACAATTAACGGTAAAATTCTTAAATATCTTTTGAAACACCAGTTTGGGGGCCAAATTTATCCTATTAATCCTAAATATAAAGAAATTGTCGGTTTACCTTGTTATCCTTCAATAGGAGATATTACTGAGCAAGTCGATTTAGCCCTTATTGCTGTTGCAGCAGCAAGAGTGCCGGGGATTTTAAGAGACTGCGGTGGCAAGGGAGTAAAAAGAGCCGTCATTTTCTCCTCAGGATTTGCTGAAATGGGCCAGGAAGGTAAGAAAGTTCAAGAAGAAATACTTCAGATCGCCAAAGAATATAACATGCGGGTCATCGGTCCCAATTGTTTAGGTATCCTGAATGTTTCCACAGGATTAATTGCCTCTTTCAGTGGCTCGATGGAAGTGGATCATATAAAAACAGGTCCGGTCGCCTTAGTCTCGCAAAGCGGAGCTGTTGGTTTTATGCTCTTTAATTTATTGCAGGAAGCCGGAGTCGGTGTGAATTATGTTGTTACAACGGGCAATGAAGCAGATGTAACGGCTGGGGAAGGGTTAACGTATGTTGTAGAAAGCCCGGATACGAAAGTAGTTCTCACTTACCTTGAAGGCTTAAGAGACGGGGAATCGTTTCGTAAGACTGCAGAAAAAGCCGCTGAGGCGGGAAAGCCAATCATTGCTTTAAAGGTTGGGAATTCAGCCAGCGGCCAAAAAGCTGCCGCTACTCATACAGCTGCCTTAACCGGCTCTGGGGGAGCCTATAAAAGCTACTTTGAAAAAATGGGAATAATTCAAGCCCGTGACAGTGAGGATATCATAGACCTAGCCCAAGCCTTTCTGCCGGGGAAGCTTCCGCATGGACCAAGGGTGGGAATTGTCACCATGTCGGGAGGCGTAGGGATCTTGCTGGCTGATCGTTCCGAAGAGATAGGATTGCAAGTGCCGGAATTAAGTGCTTCTTTACAGAAAGAAGTACAAAAGGTCATCCCTTCATTTGGCTGCGCCCAAAATCCAGTGGATGTAACTGCTCAATCCCTAAATCAGGGAGAAGAATTTAAAAAATGTTTAAGAATCCTGTTAGCTTCTGACGAACTGGATATGCTGATTGTTGCCATTACCATGGCTACTGGGCAAATAGCTGAGAAAATTGGCCGGGATATAGCCGAAGCCGCTTTAGGAACCGATAAGCCTTTAGTTGTCAGTTGGAGCGTCGGTCAAGTTGCTAAACCAGGGTTTGAGGTCCTTAAAAAGGCCGGTGTTCCTTTGTATCATTCACCGGCCAGAGCAGTGAAAGCCATTGGAGCCTTATACCATTATGCTAATTTCCAAAAGAATTGGAAATTGCCGGCCATTGATAAGATAGATCCTCTTCGAAAGAGCCAAATTCAAACGGTTTTAAGGAAAAGTTCTCAGGCACTGAGTGAACACGCTACTAAAGAATTGTTAGAATTATACGGACTTCCGGTTACTAAAGAATATGTGGCTGTGACTGCGGAAGAAGCGGTAGGTATTGCCGAGAAATTTGGCTACCCTGTGGTTATGAAAATAGATTCTCCGGACATACTGCACAAAACCGAAGCGGGCGGCGTTGCTGTCAATATTAGTTCTCCTCAGGAAGTAAGAGCAAAGTTTCAGGAAATCATAGAGAGAGGCAAGGCCTATAACCCGCAGGCAAAAATTAATGGTATTTTAATACAAGAGCAAGTCACGCCGGGAGTCGAGGTCATCATTGGTTTGCAAAGAGATCCTGTCCTGGGAACTCAGATTATGTTTGGACTGGGCGGTATTTTCGTCGAAGTACTTAAAGATTTCATATTAAAACCAGTCCCCTTAAGCCGTGAAGATGCAGAGAATATGCTCAATGAGATCAAAGGGGCGGCTCTGTTAAACGGTGTAAGAGGAAGGGGAGCAGTCGATAAGGAAGCTTTAACGGAAATACTGCTCGGTGTCAGCCAATTAGCCGTGGAAGCGGAGGACACTCTTTTAAGCCTGGACATGAATCCGGTAACTGTATTACCTAAAGGGTTAGGTGCCAAAGTTTTAGATGGAGTGTTAATAAGTTCTGATTCTTGCCAAACTTGTACAAACTAG
- a CDS encoding ACT domain-containing protein, giving the protein MVGKSNDFLIVSKDILPEAILKTAKAKELLVKGEAYTINDAVERVGLSRSAYYKYKDGVFPFYEASREKILTISLILENKAGILSHVLNFIASIKGNVLTINQGIPLQGIANVSISLETAGMDDTPENLLNGLGNISGVRKIEVIGQT; this is encoded by the coding sequence GTGGTTGGTAAGTCTAACGATTTCTTAATAGTCAGTAAAGACATATTGCCGGAGGCTATTTTAAAGACCGCAAAAGCTAAGGAGCTCCTTGTTAAAGGAGAGGCCTATACGATCAATGATGCAGTTGAACGGGTAGGTTTAAGCCGCAGCGCCTACTATAAATATAAAGACGGCGTGTTCCCGTTTTATGAGGCCAGCCGCGAAAAGATCTTAACAATTTCTCTGATTTTGGAAAATAAAGCTGGGATTCTTTCCCATGTCCTGAATTTTATTGCCTCAATAAAGGGCAATGTCTTAACGATTAACCAAGGGATACCTCTCCAAGGCATTGCCAATGTCTCAATTTCCTTAGAAACAGCCGGGATGGACGATACCCCCGAAAATCTTTTGAACGGACTGGGAAATATCAGCGGAGTCCGCAAAATTGAGGTAATCGGCCAAACCTAA
- a CDS encoding AAA family ATPase: MIAPFIEDFILEPVKLNPDKIRLEWKHKESDNYFDISQLSDGTIRTICIATLLLQPDLPTCILIDEPELGLHPYAINILGSLFKSVSKNTQIIASTQSLLLVDQLEPEDLIVVDYKNDQSIFKRSTSLELNDWLEVYSLGELWEKNVLGGRP; encoded by the coding sequence TTGATAGCCCCATTTATTGAAGACTTTATTTTAGAACCTGTAAAATTGAATCCAGACAAGATTCGACTTGAATGGAAACATAAAGAATCTGATAATTATTTTGATATTAGTCAGCTCTCTGATGGCACAATTAGAACTATTTGTATTGCCACATTGTTATTACAGCCAGATCTTCCTACTTGTATTCTAATTGATGAACCCGAACTAGGTTTGCACCCTTATGCAATTAATATTTTAGGTTCACTTTTTAAAAGTGTGTCTAAAAATACTCAAATAATTGCTTCAACTCAATCCCTTTTATTAGTTGATCAATTAGAGCCAGAGGATTTAATCGTGGTAGATTACAAGAATGATCAGTCCATTTTTAAAAGGTCTACTTCTCTAGAGTTAAATGATTGGCTAGAAGTATACTCCTTGGGAGAACTCTGGGAAAAGAATGTCCTTGGAGGTAGACCATAG
- a CDS encoding TOTE conflict system archaeo-eukaryotic primase domain-containing protein yields the protein MTFEELLKKYQALLLENNSLKEEISYLNSKLGVSEHRAITDGTSEAFYEDSLFPSPDAVIEVSNQLSENGTLQFNLNNMSEPKDKIELFMSLFKGRDDVYAKRWENNKKGTNGYSPYCLNEWKPGLCKKPKEKCSACSHKDYAPLDEKAIDDHLRGRNNLVVGIYPLCLAETCYFLVIDFDEGEWQKDISQLREVGLEFDIPIAVERSRSGKGAHAWIFFDSPLAASLARKLGSALLTYAMSKRHEINFKSYDRFFPNQDTMPKGGLGNLIALPLQKTARNNHNSVFIDSGFEPFKDQWEFLSAIRKLSEQDVETLISRLCPGNELGILKSDDQEEPTKPWETKNVKLSAHDFPQSIEIVKANMLYIPKSGVSQRALNQLKRLAAFHNPEFYKAQAMRLSVRKIPRVISCSDEIEEYLCLPRGCETNLKTLFTELKIKPEFSDKTNHGRSIDVEFNGCLRDEQPLALQKLLEHDIGVLSGTTAFGKTVVAINLIAERKVNTLIIVDKVNLVTQWKRRLTEFLTINEDHPDLDEVNKRGRKKTNSNIGQLGAGKNNLSGIIDIAVMQSLYKMDEVKDCVKNYGMIIVDECHHIAAVSFERVLKSSNSKYVYGLTATPQRKDGHHPIIFMQCGSICYKDDAKKQAAKRPFEHYVIPRFTSLRVPLDKNEKNVSIQELYSEIVVNEFRNQQIIDDVVKSYEQGRNCLVLTERTAHVEFLAQKLKEKIPEVISLTGGMGIKETREIMQRIAETPADKQITLIATGKYIGEGFDEPRLDTLFLVMPISWKGTLQQYAGRLHRHFANKNEVQIYDYVDTHVRMLERMYHKRLNGYAAIGYRAKGGESTPESIDVIFDKSNFLPVYTNDILNAKREILIVSPFVTKRRTLQMMQHLRIALENKVRVIVITRTIGDFNDKNASALQDALDLLKDAGVSLIFKSNIHQKYAVIDQRIVWYGSINLLSFGSAEESIMRLYSPNIANELIRSLEKLQS from the coding sequence ATGACTTTTGAAGAACTGCTTAAAAAATATCAAGCTTTGTTACTCGAAAACAACAGCCTAAAAGAAGAAATAAGCTATTTAAATTCTAAGCTCGGTGTTTCAGAACATCGGGCTATTACTGATGGAACCTCTGAAGCTTTTTATGAGGATAGCTTATTTCCGAGTCCTGATGCTGTTATAGAAGTTTCTAACCAATTATCTGAAAACGGAACTTTGCAATTCAACCTCAATAATATGTCAGAACCAAAGGATAAAATTGAGCTATTTATGTCCCTATTCAAAGGCCGGGATGATGTTTATGCTAAACGGTGGGAAAACAATAAGAAGGGTACAAATGGATATTCACCGTACTGCTTAAATGAATGGAAGCCTGGGCTTTGCAAAAAGCCAAAGGAAAAATGCTCCGCCTGCTCCCATAAGGATTATGCCCCTTTGGATGAAAAGGCAATTGACGATCATTTGCGAGGTCGTAACAATTTAGTTGTGGGAATATATCCTCTGTGCCTGGCTGAAACATGCTATTTTTTAGTCATTGACTTTGATGAGGGAGAGTGGCAGAAGGATATTTCACAGCTCAGAGAAGTAGGTTTGGAATTTGACATTCCTATAGCGGTTGAACGCTCACGGTCAGGTAAAGGTGCTCATGCCTGGATTTTCTTTGATAGCCCTTTAGCTGCTTCGTTGGCAAGAAAGCTGGGAAGCGCGCTGCTTACCTACGCTATGAGTAAACGCCATGAGATTAATTTTAAATCCTATGACAGGTTTTTTCCTAATCAGGATACTATGCCAAAGGGCGGTTTAGGAAATTTAATAGCCTTGCCCTTGCAAAAAACGGCAAGGAATAATCATAACAGTGTTTTTATCGATTCCGGCTTTGAGCCTTTCAAGGACCAGTGGGAATTTTTATCTGCTATAAGAAAGCTCTCTGAACAGGACGTTGAAACGCTCATTTCAAGACTTTGCCCTGGAAACGAACTCGGAATTTTGAAAAGCGATGATCAAGAAGAGCCTACAAAGCCTTGGGAAACTAAGAATGTTAAATTATCAGCGCATGATTTTCCTCAGTCTATAGAAATTGTCAAAGCCAATATGTTATATATCCCGAAATCGGGCGTTTCCCAAAGAGCCTTGAATCAACTAAAACGGTTGGCGGCTTTCCACAATCCGGAGTTTTACAAAGCTCAAGCCATGCGACTATCTGTTAGAAAAATACCCCGCGTAATCTCATGCTCTGACGAAATAGAAGAATATCTCTGCCTGCCAAGAGGATGTGAAACCAACTTAAAGACTTTATTTACAGAACTAAAGATTAAACCTGAATTTAGCGATAAAACAAATCACGGCAGAAGTATTGATGTAGAATTTAACGGCTGCTTGAGGGATGAACAACCACTGGCTCTTCAAAAATTGCTTGAGCATGATATAGGTGTACTATCCGGAACAACCGCTTTTGGCAAAACAGTGGTTGCAATAAATCTGATTGCTGAAAGAAAAGTTAATACGCTGATTATTGTTGATAAAGTGAATTTAGTAACCCAATGGAAAAGAAGATTAACAGAATTTCTGACTATAAATGAAGACCATCCTGATTTGGACGAAGTTAACAAGAGAGGAAGGAAAAAGACAAACAGTAATATTGGACAATTGGGAGCAGGAAAGAATAACTTAAGTGGGATTATAGATATAGCCGTCATGCAGTCCTTATACAAAATGGATGAAGTTAAGGATTGCGTGAAAAATTACGGCATGATAATTGTGGATGAGTGTCACCATATAGCCGCTGTTAGCTTTGAGAGGGTTCTCAAAAGTTCAAATAGCAAATACGTCTATGGATTAACGGCAACGCCTCAACGAAAAGATGGTCATCATCCGATCATATTTATGCAATGTGGTTCCATTTGCTACAAAGATGATGCTAAAAAACAGGCCGCTAAAAGACCCTTCGAGCATTATGTTATACCCAGGTTTACATCCCTCAGAGTTCCTTTAGATAAGAATGAAAAGAATGTATCCATCCAAGAATTGTATTCCGAAATTGTTGTTAACGAATTTAGGAATCAACAGATTATAGATGATGTGGTTAAAAGCTACGAACAGGGCAGAAATTGTCTCGTTTTAACCGAGCGTACAGCGCACGTCGAATTTCTTGCCCAAAAACTAAAAGAGAAAATTCCCGAAGTGATCTCCTTAACGGGTGGAATGGGGATAAAAGAGACTAGGGAGATAATGCAAAGGATAGCAGAAACACCCGCTGACAAGCAGATAACCTTAATTGCCACAGGTAAATATATTGGGGAGGGCTTTGATGAACCACGCCTAGATACCTTGTTTTTAGTGATGCCAATATCCTGGAAAGGTACTTTGCAGCAATATGCCGGAAGGCTGCACAGACACTTTGCCAACAAAAATGAAGTACAAATTTATGATTACGTGGATACCCATGTACGGATGCTTGAGCGGATGTATCATAAACGGCTTAACGGGTATGCTGCCATTGGTTATAGAGCTAAAGGCGGCGAAAGCACACCAGAGTCAATTGATGTTATCTTTGATAAGAGCAATTTTCTACCGGTATACACAAACGATATTCTCAATGCTAAAAGAGAAATTCTCATAGTTAGCCCATTTGTTACCAAGAGACGGACATTGCAGATGATGCAGCACCTGAGGATTGCCTTAGAAAATAAAGTGAGAGTAATCGTGATAACCCGGACGATTGGAGATTTCAACGACAAGAACGCGAGTGCATTGCAGGATGCCCTGGATCTATTGAAGGATGCTGGGGTAAGTCTTATTTTTAAATCAAATATTCATCAGAAATATGCAGTGATTGACCAAAGGATCGTGTGGTATGGAAGTATCAACCTTTTGAGTTTTGGTAGTGCCGAAGAAAGTATCATGCGACTGTATAGTCCTAACATTGCTAATGAATTAATAAGGAGTCTGGAGAAATTACAGTCCTGA
- a CDS encoding type II toxin-antitoxin system Phd/YefM family antitoxin — protein sequence MPHIRPITDLRNTNEISELCHKQNEPIFITKNGYGDLVIMSMETYERKLALVEVYRKLAEAENQLAQGVPLLDGEEVFAKLKERYVYKEL from the coding sequence ATGCCACATATTAGACCAATAACAGATTTGCGAAATACAAACGAAATCTCTGAATTATGCCACAAGCAGAACGAGCCGATTTTTATCACGAAAAACGGATATGGGGATTTAGTCATTATGAGTATGGAAACTTATGAACGTAAACTTGCGCTGGTTGAAGTTTATAGGAAGCTTGCTGAGGCTGAGAACCAACTTGCCCAAGGTGTTCCACTGTTAGATGGGGAAGAAGTCTTTGCAAAATTGAAAGAAAGATATGTCTACAAAGAGTTATAG
- a CDS encoding type II toxin-antitoxin system mRNA interferase toxin, RelE/StbE family — protein MSTKSYSLKFTPKASEDLEQIYSYISENLFADAAAHNLLEKIERNIMKLRYFPYSGSFVLDEPLRNKGYRKLVVDNYIVFYLVNELERQVVIMRILYGAVNYQNML, from the coding sequence ATGTCTACAAAGAGTTATAGTTTAAAGTTCACGCCTAAAGCAAGCGAAGATCTTGAACAAATATATAGCTATATTTCCGAGAATCTATTTGCTGATGCTGCTGCACACAATCTACTTGAAAAAATAGAACGAAATATAATGAAACTAAGATATTTTCCGTATTCCGGAAGTTTTGTATTGGATGAACCGCTAAGAAATAAAGGATATCGAAAGTTAGTGGTTGATAATTATATTGTTTTTTACCTTGTAAATGAGCTTGAAAGACAAGTTGTTATAATGCGTATACTCTACGGTGCTGTGAATTACCAAAATATGCTGTAA
- a CDS encoding RQC domain-containing protein, with protein sequence MSRKKQRVRYELDSGDIKSLTIEEIKAILRAADELIATGGRSMLAKILKGSKDKKVLEHRLDQCPVYGYHRELTLQEITHRIDWIIKKGYLEIEYTDRLPMLVFSKIGWEIERETYAGELLQKFERLLEGKDYSFVQELKDRNRGMIILFLDKIKQTGNARYIPILKVWKEIEYKKVQAEIQKVIDYLLKEGTIF encoded by the coding sequence ATGAGCAGAAAAAAACAAAGGGTAAGATATGAGCTGGATAGCGGGGATATAAAAAGCTTAACAATTGAAGAGATAAAGGCGATACTTCGTGCGGCCGATGAACTTATTGCAACTGGGGGAAGGAGTATGCTAGCCAAGATTCTGAAGGGTTCCAAAGACAAAAAAGTGCTGGAGCATAGACTGGATCAATGTCCGGTGTATGGATACCATCGGGAACTGACCTTACAGGAAATAACGCATCGGATTGATTGGATTATAAAGAAAGGCTACCTTGAAATTGAATACACGGACAGGCTGCCAATGCTTGTTTTCTCAAAAATAGGCTGGGAAATTGAGAGGGAAACCTATGCGGGGGAGTTATTACAAAAGTTTGAACGACTTCTGGAAGGAAAAGACTACAGCTTTGTTCAGGAGTTGAAGGATAGGAACAGAGGAATGATTATACTGTTTCTTGATAAAATCAAACAGACCGGCAATGCCAGGTATATACCAATTCTGAAAGTCTGGAAGGAAATTGAATACAAAAAGGTGCAGGCTGAGATTCAGAAGGTCATTGATTATCTGCTGAAAGAGGGAACTATTTTTTAA
- a CDS encoding SWIM zinc finger family protein: MVTLNLNNFENYIEKKILARGYDYYENNYVTSVEETEENVFEAEVEGTELYTVGVELDDQANIINTGCDCPYDMGDYCKHQVAAFLAVRDIKNNLSKGTNQISQNSMASESVLKSPVPKKRKAPNIEKILSDRTKDELIEFLLDIAAEYEEIKRRIELNFDDGDDEAELSKAMALIRTYINNNSDRHGFVAYGDTGEAVRGADLVLEKAHFALEQNKPVHALQLSLCVIQEMMDLLQDADDSDGVIGEVIEESLAIINEMSGDKELKLIHKENMFNKLIEEALHQRYIGWTDWRIDLIECCSELADTSDLRGKLENYLSIMLENAKGDSWGVNYLAERVNLIRYHQVEKHDGQKKAQEFIENNLQYSDFREMAIKSAMNKKDYDYVIKLTLDGEDKDKSLHGLVNQWKKYRYEAFKLSRKINEQRGMATDFILDGSFDYYEELKNTYTTNEWPSVYPKIIFLLENQKKTYLDVYPRILIEEGEKQKLLEFVQGSPLSVEIYYRHLVPEFKEEVYLLFLQNIEQSAARAGNRKDYQRVCAIIRNLKKAGGKERAAEIIQKLYNKYANRPAFRDELSRI; the protein is encoded by the coding sequence GTGGTAACATTGAATCTTAACAACTTTGAAAACTACATCGAGAAAAAGATACTGGCAAGGGGCTATGACTACTACGAGAATAACTATGTAACGTCAGTTGAAGAAACTGAGGAGAATGTCTTTGAGGCAGAGGTTGAAGGCACTGAGCTCTACACGGTGGGGGTCGAACTTGATGATCAGGCAAACATAATCAATACCGGGTGCGATTGTCCCTATGATATGGGCGATTATTGCAAGCATCAGGTAGCAGCATTCCTTGCTGTACGGGATATTAAAAACAATCTATCCAAAGGAACTAACCAGATATCCCAAAATAGTATGGCCTCAGAATCTGTACTTAAATCCCCGGTTCCGAAGAAGCGAAAAGCGCCTAATATCGAAAAAATATTATCTGATAGAACCAAAGATGAACTGATTGAATTTTTGCTGGATATCGCCGCTGAATATGAAGAAATAAAGCGGCGAATTGAACTTAATTTTGATGATGGAGATGATGAGGCTGAACTTTCCAAGGCTATGGCTCTGATTCGTACCTATATCAATAACAATTCAGATAGACATGGATTTGTAGCGTACGGAGACACCGGTGAAGCTGTCAGGGGTGCGGATCTGGTGCTGGAAAAGGCCCATTTTGCTTTAGAGCAGAATAAACCTGTGCATGCTTTACAACTTAGTCTTTGCGTCATCCAGGAAATGATGGATTTGCTTCAAGACGCAGATGACTCTGACGGTGTAATCGGTGAAGTGATTGAGGAAAGCTTAGCTATTATTAATGAAATGAGTGGGGATAAAGAACTAAAACTAATTCACAAAGAAAATATGTTTAATAAGCTGATCGAAGAAGCATTACATCAACGATACATTGGCTGGACGGATTGGAGAATAGACCTTATAGAATGCTGTTCAGAGCTTGCCGACACTTCGGATTTACGAGGCAAATTGGAAAATTATTTAAGCATAATGCTGGAAAATGCAAAGGGAGATTCATGGGGTGTCAATTATTTAGCCGAGCGGGTTAATCTCATCCGCTATCATCAGGTTGAGAAACATGATGGGCAGAAAAAAGCACAGGAATTTATTGAAAATAACCTGCAATACTCCGACTTCAGGGAAATGGCAATTAAAAGCGCTATGAACAAAAAGGATTATGACTATGTCATAAAGCTTACCCTTGATGGGGAGGACAAGGATAAAAGCCTGCATGGATTGGTAAACCAGTGGAAGAAATACAGGTACGAAGCCTTTAAACTTTCCAGGAAGATTAATGAACAGCGTGGTATGGCAACTGATTTTATTCTGGATGGAAGCTTTGATTATTACGAGGAATTGAAAAACACGTATACCACAAATGAGTGGCCCTCTGTTTACCCCAAGATCATTTTTTTATTGGAAAACCAGAAGAAGACTTATCTGGATGTCTACCCCCGTATTCTAATAGAAGAAGGGGAAAAACAAAAATTACTTGAGTTCGTTCAAGGAAGTCCCTTATCGGTCGAGATTTATTACAGGCATCTTGTTCCTGAATTCAAGGAAGAGGTTTACCTGCTTTTTCTGCAAAATATTGAGCAGAGCGCTGCAAGAGCAGGTAATAGGAAAGATTATCAGAGGGTATGTGCTATTATTCGTAATCTTAAAAAAGCTGGTGGGAAAGAACGGGCAGCGGAAATCATTCAGAAACTTTATAACAAATATGCAAATAGACCGGCATTTAGGGATGAGTTATCTAGAATATAA
- a CDS encoding protein kinase family protein, producing the protein MVLNLFRRDKLFNPYEQIADYTIEKTIGEGRFGICYQVSQDQKSYILKQLKRGMLKKAGVKARFEEEILRSLHHESVPRFIKKIECKDFYGYVLEFKAGKTFEDIIYLDKHVFERAEIYKVGRQLVEILKYLHSKSIVHRDIRVPNTLYDGQKVNLVDFGLARWINNEKYRADMDFAFLGDFLLHLYYSSFELKGFKKRPWYNELLLQPKELLLLKRLMGVDQRYTSIFDVEQDFHETFEANK; encoded by the coding sequence ATGGTCTTAAACCTATTTAGACGGGACAAATTATTTAATCCGTATGAGCAAATAGCTGATTATACCATCGAGAAAACGATAGGAGAGGGCCGGTTTGGTATCTGCTATCAGGTTTCTCAGGATCAGAAATCGTATATTCTCAAGCAACTAAAAAGGGGAATGCTCAAGAAAGCCGGAGTAAAGGCTCGGTTTGAGGAGGAAATTCTTAGGAGCTTACATCATGAGAGCGTTCCTCGGTTTATTAAAAAGATTGAATGTAAGGACTTCTATGGCTACGTACTTGAATTTAAGGCAGGTAAAACGTTCGAAGATATAATTTATCTTGACAAACACGTGTTTGAAAGAGCGGAGATCTATAAAGTAGGACGCCAACTTGTCGAAATTTTAAAGTACTTGCATTCAAAGAGTATAGTCCATAGAGACATAAGGGTGCCAAATACATTGTATGATGGTCAAAAGGTTAACCTTGTTGATTTTGGGCTTGCTCGTTGGATTAATAACGAGAAATACAGGGCAGATATGGATTTCGCATTTTTGGGAGACTTTCTTCTGCACCTGTATTACTCTTCTTTTGAACTCAAAGGCTTCAAGAAGCGCCCTTGGTATAACGAATTGCTGTTGCAGCCAAAGGAACTGTTACTTTTAAAAAGGCTAATGGGTGTTGATCAACGGTATACAAGTATCTTTGACGTTGAACAAGATTTTCACGAGACGTTTGAAGCTAATAAATAA